The Hevea brasiliensis isolate MT/VB/25A 57/8 chromosome 9, ASM3005281v1, whole genome shotgun sequence nucleotide sequence CCCTTCTTCTCCACTCATCTTTCCGCCGCCTTTGCCCTAGCTTCCCTCTGCATCCTTTATTTTCTCCCTCAACTCCTCCATTCTCACCATCAACACCTAATGGAATCGCCTCCTCATTCCCCTCAAACTTCCCCTCTCCAAGTTTCGCCCTTGGCAATGCGGCCTCCCAAccccgattcccctccacaagaaacccctccaccacctcccacagccacgtataaaagaaaaatcaggtcAAAACCCACCCGACCCATGGCTTCTGCACCTCCTCTCTCAAAAagcaaagaaccacccaccacTCCACTGTCAGAGCCTCCACCTAAAAACCCCAAAACTTCAACCTCCAAACGACATGAGGCTGGCGTTTCTACCTCTACCCCACAGgccaaatcaccctcttccagcaaaaagaaaATGTCAGCAGCCTCACAGGTATCAAAActaccttggcctcttcctgatGTAGCTTAAAAGGCAGcctttaagagacttaaggaaaggagggtacaacccactaggtacatttttgcagatgccctccaatcagttagtttatttgataatgttgttGCATACCTTGATGGCTTAgggtggatggaatttgtgcataagcaagaaatagtctatccagctttagttttagaatttatttcctcattctctgccaccctgaaattgcatgacgt carries:
- the LOC131182856 gene encoding glycine-rich cell wall structural protein 1.8-like produces the protein MAGARIGVSMATSCCGGSGGEGGGGNYGGGGGLGGGCGGGGELGLGVGFALAEDAAKGLVGAVCCRSDGSGGGDGVGSVSAAGCAVSEGGKLNPVLDRCVASKYRVSESAGRGQGSFDTCEAADIFFLLEEGDLACGVEVETPASCRLEVEVLGFLGGGSDSGVVGGSLLFERGGAEAMGRGNRGWEAALPRAKLGEGKFEGNEEAIPLGVDGENGGVEGENKGCRGKLGQRRRKDEWRRRGGVMPG